The following is a genomic window from Gadus morhua chromosome 23, gadMor3.0, whole genome shotgun sequence.
tacgtgtaataAAGACTAGAaatgtaatgtttatttttcattgaatgtttacataaagttgcactgggtgcctttaacagCCAAACTTTCggttacaaaaatgtatttgttgagCATCGCCATGTGTCTTTGCAAGGTCTAAGCCTTGAAGGGCCCTTATTTTACTACTAGTCTGTAGGGTCCAACAAGGAGTTGACTTAGGACTTGTTCGATCCATCATACATGTCATGTCAAGTGGATTGATTTGGAAGTGGCTTGTAAAAAAATGGGTGAACCGaatactagggatgcaccgaaaattcggccaccgaaaatgtCCCAAAACACAATTCTCGGTTTTGGAAAAGGTCGGAAAAAAAACCCaaacatttctatttttgatgatatgagaaaaaaattcaACCAGTGTGGAATGAGCCGGGTGTGCTTTATCAAAAGAGAGATAAAAAAAGAGCCGCACGTGAATTTGTAAACAACTAAatgacaatacaaaaaaaaagaaaagcagcaaaagccacattcggtattcggtttcggctttcggccaactgtttcagtatattcggtttcggtttcagCCAAGAATTTTCCTTTCGGTGCGTCCCTACCGTAGCATGGTGGTAAAACAAGGGTCCGTTAACCAGCTCATACTGTCTCCTCGGGGCTCCAACCCAGAAACTGGGTTGAAaccccagagaaaggaccaagtttcTTTAGGTCAAGTTGGAgccccagagaaaggaccaagtttcTTTAGGTCAGGTTGGAgccccagagaaaggaccaagtttcTTTAGGTCAGGTTGGAgccccagagaaaggaccaagtttcTTTAGGTCAGGTTGGAgccccagagaaaggaccaagtttcTTTAGGTCAGGTTGGAgccccagagaaaggaccaagtttcTTTAGGTCAGGTTGGAgccccagagaaaggaccaagtttcTTTAGTTCAGTTTGGAGCCCCAGAGAAgggaccaagttccttttagTTCGGGTTGGAGATCTGACGTGGGTACCAGAGACATGAACTTTGAAGGGTTCGAGACCCGAGTTCTTCCTGGGTTAGATTCCTAGAATCCAGGTTGGACTCCCAGAAAAAAGGACCacgttcctttaggtcgggtttgagtcccgacgtgggtaccagagagaccgttgatctgatcttaaataaatTTGTAAACAACTAAATGACAATACACAGAGATGAAAAAGGAGCCGATCGCACCTGTTAAAATGAATTAATGAAATTAATGAAAAGcagcaaaagccacattcggtatttGGTTTCGactttcggccaactgtttcagtatattcggtttctgtttcggccaagaattttcctTTCGGTGCGTCCCTACCGTAGCATGGTGGTAAAACAAGGGTCCGCTCATACTGTCTCCTCGGTGGCTCCAACCCAGAAACTGGGTTGGAgccccagagaaaggaccaagtttcTTTAGGTCAGGTTGGAgccccagagaaaggaccaagtttcTTTAGGTCAGGTTGGAgccccagagaaaggaccaagtttcTTTAGGTCAGGTTGGAgccccagagaaaggaccaagtttcTTTAGGTCAGGTTGGAATCCCAGAGAAtggaccaagttccttttagTTTGGGTTGGAGATCTGACCTGGGTACCAGAGGCATGAACTTTGAAGGGTTGGAGACCTGCTTTCTGTCTCGGGGTTAGAGttctagaatccgggttggactCCCAGAAAAAAGGACCacgttcctttaggtcgggtttgAGTCCCGACATGGGTACCAGAGAGAccgttgatctgatcttaaataaattgcactttctaaaatgcttttttaactttgcctttattctctatctattttactattttttttgcatacgttttcttttgcttatctattatgttattttatcgtatgacaatgtttatatgtgaagcactttgaatctgccttgtgtatgaagaGTGCTACATGAAGGAAGTGGCCTTGCCTTGATGAGAACTAACGGACTCTCTGCCCGCAGGCCGTGTGGTGAACCTCGCCGGGGTGTACGGCCGCATGGGCTGCGTCCTGCGCTCGCAGCTCTGCGTCTCCAAGTACGGCGTGGAGGCCTTCTCGGACTGCCTGCGCTACGAGATGAGGCTCTGGGGGGTGAAGGTGTCCATTGTGGAGGCCGGGAGCCTCGCGGGCGCCAAGGGCAACCTGGCGCGCGACACGGTGTCCGCTACGGCCAACAAGCTGTGGCACGAGGCGGCCGCCCCCGTCAAGGAGGACTACGGGAAGGCGCACTTTGACCAGCAGATGGCGCTGGTGCGCTCGGGCTGCACCGCCGGAGACCGCGACGTGAGGCCCGTGCTGGACGACATCACGGACGCCATCGTGTCCAAGAGGCCGTACACGCGCTACAACCCCATGGAGCCGCACTGGTGGATCCGCATGCAGCTCATGACGCACCTGCCCGCCGCCCTCTCAGACCGACTGTACTTCTAAGATGGCCACCGGGGAGATCGCAGAGTCGCCACAACCCCCGTTGGTAGTAAGCGGCGGGAACGGACTCTAGTGCAATTGGTCCGTAGACTCCACCGACTCCCCAGGCCTCCTCCAGACCTGAATCCACGTCACTCACAGCCTTAAATGCTCAAACGTTCAACCATTGCACTTTGATTCTCTGTTTGTTTATCCCGTTATATTCAGGTTAATACGTTCCACAGGGTTGTTGTTGCCTTATGGTTTGGTAACAGCACGGCTCTGAGAGTCCGGATGAGGAGAGCTTCAGGTTGGATGGTGATGCTGAATGCCAATGGTATGCTGCTGCATGGGGAGGGGGAATTGAAATGCCTTTTTCTTCGTTTTTAGCTTCTGGCCGAGACCAGGGCATTTCAAGCGGAGTCTCCTGCCGTTCAGTTGAGGCCCGCTCCAGGAACCGGCCGGGGCCGGCCGGTAGGACTGTGGGCAGACCCTGCCAGGGACCCTGGTTATGTAATGGAAACAGAAGCAGCCTTTGTCTAACGCGTTTCATAGGATCCCGTTAGTTGCTTTAACAATTTCGTTTTTTTCCCCCGCTGCAAGTGGAGTTTCATCATTCTATGGAAGCCATAGTTATGACCGGAAAAACGTATCAGCCTTAAATATGTCTGTTCAGATGCAGCGAAAAATATGGTTGTATTATTTTTGGTTATTAAATACAATCTTGTTAACCTTGGATTTAGTACCACTTGAAGCCACCAGGGAGTGTCAAAGTATTGGGTTTAACATTGTGGCCTTTGTGTTGGCTATCTGTTGGCTCCTCATCATTCACAGCCCTGCTGAGGATCACCATGTTAACAGATAGATAGGCACTTTATCTTGTAAGCACTAGAGTACAATTGTGATATTCTACTAGATATTGCCTGTAGGTGCTGCAATGATTTCATTAAGAATGAATGTCAAAATATGATGTCATGTCAGTTAAGTATAATTTCGCAAATGTTTCATGTGCAGAAAACAGTAATGCCAGAACCAGATGTTTAACATTAACATCATGGTATCGAGTAGGCTATGTTATTGATATGAACCGACTTTTACGTGCAACCCGACTATTCAAAATAGCCTATGCATTTAAATAGCATTAAGTCTTTCCACAATTAGGTTTCATACAACTATTTTCAAATTAATACCTAATTTATTTTAATACCCATGTGTCTACTTAAACTAGACACAGAAGATTAAGCATAATCACACGGATTCAATCGCCATCTTTGTCAATTTCAGATAAGTGTACTCAATTGAAATCCTTCCAAAACAATCAGCTCAGTCTTTAATGTCCTATCAAAGAAGTGATTTGTAtcaatgaataaaacattttaatacGCCCAAGTATCCaaaactgttaaaaaaaacaaaaaaaaaacacagaggaCATGATCATTTTATGTAGTTTATTACTTCCTTTGAACAGTCTAATAAACTCTGCTAATTTATTACATGTGAAGATGATTTCCACCTCTATTAAACAGTATTAAGAGCTTTACATTATACTTCACAGCACACTCGTATCCCCCCGGGCCGCTCCTGTCCTCTCCGCTCACAGAACTAAACCTTTGTGTGACAAAGAACACCATAGACGACATAAAAAGCAGCACGGACAAAAAGCACCGAGTTGACAGATTGTTGCTgtcttgtgtttattttatttttatcaccAAGCTCACTCGTTCTGCACTGGGGTAGTTCAGACAAACGGGCAGGATGCCGTTTTCCAAATGCACTTAATACTTGACAGAGAACTGGAGGTGACCTAAACAGTGTTAAGAGACTGAACGTGTTAAGGGCTGTAACAGATCAGAGGCCCTGCTACCATGGTGAAAGGTATCATGGGAATGAGTATTGATGCGAGGTCCTCGTCAAACCAAGCTTGTTCAGGAAGATGGCTTACGAGTAACGAAATCACTGAAGTCATATCGGAAGTGACTCAACTGCAGAAAGATGCCTTCACTGGGGATGTTTTGACTCAATACCACGCCTGCGTCTTAGAAACATAGAGGGTTTGACATGTGATTGCATTTGGAGATAAATAAATTGTCCTTGCCTTTATGATTCGGGAGGGCAAGTGGGGTTTGAGGCAGACATCACGCTAAGGGTTGACATCTAAAGGGAAACAGGGAAtctttctcacgcacacacacacacacacacacacacacacccctgtttACATCACAGGGCCGTGTTTAATGAAATGAACTACAGTAAGGTCACTTGATACCATATAACATGGGCATTTTATGCATCACGTACGAATAGAACGCCACTTCTGCAATGCTCCCACTCCCCGTTGGAaatccctccccctcacactgATAAAGGGACGCGATCTCACCGTACCGAGGACGTGTTGCGAGCATCGCCTCCACCCAGCGCTCACTAATCTGAATCAGTTGACGTGCATGCAAAACCGCTgaccacatacacactacagcgaagagagaagagggagtaGATAGAGAACAGCTTTGGCGATAGTGTTTCATTGTTCTTGCCAATAGAGGAAagtgaattgaattgagagcgaaggggagggggggggggggtactagAAGCACGCTGACAAAAAGGAACACCAAACCTTTGGTTGACAGTTAGCTATGAAGGCACTTTAATTCGTTTTTCACATTAACTCCTAGTGAATCCTTTCGACCAGGACATTATGTGTCTTGCCTAGTACTTACACTGATATTACAAGCAGAGGTTAAAAGGGGAAAGTTCAGGCGAGGCGAGGCCGATTGCAGCCCCTTAACCTGAGCGGTCGCTGTAAACTTCTTTTGACAATCACCCTGGTGGAATACCATTTCATTAACCGCATGGTCCGGTCGTTTGGAAGACCAACCAACTGCCGGGACCAAGGCTGGACCACACCTAGGCCAGGATCTGGATCCATCAAACATGTTATTTTCTCCTTAATTAAGGGTTCCCATATTGAAAGCAGTTGGAATATTAAGGATGGTGCCAAAGACATCCATTATTCTTACGACACCTATGTAGCATCCAGCTTTGCAAAATCAGATAGGAGACTGCATCTGTAATCTTCATGCAGTATCTTTAATCTTCATGCAGTATCTGTAATCTTCATGCAAATGTATGGTTTACACATTTGCGACTAGATTACTGATGCCGATTAGTGGGAAAAGCCTTCCATCGGAAAGAGACTTGATATCTCTAAAGTTTGTAGCCAAAGTTTCCAACGTCCCatatttctcagaattctggaAGAGGTAATATAGTACCACAGGAAAAACAAATCCAATTTGATCTTTCCCCAGAGCAACCAAAGCTATCGTGCACAAATGTTGATTATTTTACCAGCAGATGCAGTGAAATCCCAGTCATGAAATCGTTTGAGTTTGCTTGAGCAAAATGTTCAGTTTTGTTTACTTTTGTCTTTGAACCTCCAACCACCCCAAAAATAAATACTAAAATCCTGGAGAAAGAAAAGTCACAACTTAATTTCCATCTCAGATACATGATGCACAAGCAGAGGCAGTACTCCACCCTGTTCACTGAGGTCAGCGCTCTGGTAACTGTACCCTGTGGAATAAGAAGAGCCTCCAAAAACCTGCGCTTTTGTTTTGAAGGATCATTTTTCCATTCCTCATTCTGGAAAACCCTCTTCTGGTGCCGAGCTCTTATCCAAGCGAGCGATACAGCTGGCCAACGCATCATGGCGTCCCCAGTGGTGGCTCTCCCGGGCCTTCTGGACGTGCTCTCTAAATCCACCTCACTGTAGGTccctggtgccccccccccaccccacctgcctCTCCGTGGTCCATTCTCACACATATAGAAGTCCTACCTAAGAGACTATACCTTATTTCTAACCCGCTTAACGGCATTCTAACCTCACAAGAGCCCAAACAACTAAAACAGACAGTGATTCCAACTTCTGGGCCTCGCTTGGCGTACAGCACTGTACTACAATGCAATATTTTTATTCCCCTGGTTCTTCCAAATCTGAACCGCAACAATCAACAGGGCCCATCCATCCACGACACAGCAAAAAAACTAACAGAATAGTGAGAATGCTTCTTTTGATACAGAGAGGCACAGTTATACAATCAGCTTTTCTTTCTGCTGCTCAACTCATAAAACGGCTTCACCATAGAAACACACAGGAGATTATGGTATGGTCAGACACGCTTGTGTGCATAGCTTGatgtacactcacacaaacgtgACCTCAGGATGACCCGTCATCTTACTCAtcttcccctcccttccccgcttcctcctcctcctcctcctgcccccgttaaggctctgattggtcagcagTGACATCACTGTGGACACAGAGGCCTCCCCTTACACCTTTACTGGGTGGTTGGGTGTGGGTTGGTTGACACAGATGAAGGCTGGGACAAAGTCTGTTGTCTATCATGGCAGGAAGCAGAAGAACCAAGAAGAGCGACAAGATCTTGAAAACTCAACAAGGAGGAaccataaaataattataataatcgaATCCTTTATTCCAGAAATCGCCCACTCCAGCCCACTCCGGGGCTGTCAATCACTCTGTCGgtcatttccatggcgcgttgcCACGGCGCGATCTACGCTGGCTTGCTTCGGGACATTTAACGCTTTCAGATCCGTTTTCTTTTCAAATGAAAAGGGGACTTCgtttggtggagggggggaggggagaggggggtgagcaGTGTGTACTGTGCAGTGACAGCGTAGAACAACATTCAAAAAGATAAGGAGCCAGCAATACGTGAGAGGCGCTCAGGCCGTGGCGATACATAACAAATGGTTCGACGTGTGGCGGGAGACACAGGGGGGGACTTGGAGGACGGCGAGGCTTCATGTGCATGGACCGGTGTCTTCCATTCGCGACACATCAGTGTGTCATCGTTTGATCCAAAAAGGTCAATCATTAGGGGGTCGCGTTTCTGATTGGACTGTATCAATAAATATACTTTGGTCActtaattattttattcataattagcAGTTAGCAAAAAGTTGCGGAGGGATGGCGTCCACAACGTAGCATGTCATGAAGAAGAATCACTGTAGACGGACACAAAAAAACGCAAAAGAACAGATGAAAAATGACGTGAAACGTTTTTCAACCAAAAACATGTAGACTCCGGGCCTCCAGCATCTGAAGGGGAAAAGGTCTCAAGTCTTATCATTGTTGGGAGAATGGGACAGTTGAGAGTTAAAAtaatcacattttttttaaaagaaacagttaaaaagaatatatattataaaaaaaaaataaaaaaaataaactaagaTCTTGTCGACGACAAAAGGTGGAGATTTTCGTTGGCGACCGGCGAGAGCCCCTAGAAATACATCCTGGATCTTTAAGAACGGTCCAAAGACCACCAGCGGCCTTAAAATCCAAACCTTGGTTTAGGGAGTCCATTTTCTGTCCAtaatctccctccccccctccctcccccgcccctcccccatctcccagTCTCTCCGTGCGTCTCCCCCGTGCTCTGCGCCCGTCTCTTGGAATGCTCAGAATTCCCAGCATTAAAAGTCCAGAGGACGCGGAAAGTCGTTGGGGCTTTACAAGTTCGAATGCATGTCCtctttttctgtgtggaaaGGTGTCTGCATGCATTAGTGAAATGTAACAATGtagtacggtgtgtgtgtgtgtttgtatgtatgcctgggtgtgcgtgtgtgtgtgtgtgcgagatcAGGAGGCGGCGAGGGCCTTGACCAGATACAGTTTGTCCCCCTGCTCGCTGGTGAAGATGGGGGCCTTTTTGTAGTGTTCCACAAGCTCCTCCATGGAGCTGAACTTGCGCTGGCCGATGCAGTACAGGCTCTCCTTCAGCTGCACCTTGAAGTGCTTGTTCTTGCTCTGCGCCTTCAGCGAGATGGAGAAGTCGTTTGGCTGAGGACGGGGTGAAAGACGGCCattatgagagagagtgagagtgtttATCATCTAGAGAGgttaacccacacacacctgtatagTGATTAATCTTTCCAATACATTTCCCACCATGCATCAAGACCCTCTCCAATCACACTCACCGACGACTCGCTGTCTCTGATGAGGAAGTCCCCCTCGCTGCCTCGCTGGTTGAGGGCCACCTCGGCCTGGTGTCGCGTCACGCGGCCGTAGTACCACTCCTTCCCCGCGAAGCGCCCGCTGCCCGACGGCGAGATGTAGTCGCAGTCGGGCGTGGGCGGCCCCGCCGGCCCCGCCGACGACGCGTTGTGGGCGGCGGCGTCCAGCACGGTCACGTAGTTCTTGGGCACCAGGCCGAGCTGCCCGTCCGCCTTGCGGCACTTCCACCACTCGGGGTCGTTCTCCggcttctccaccacctccatcacctcgcCCTTGTCGAAGTTGAGCTCCTCGTCGTTGACCGAGCTGAAGGGGTAGAGCGCCTGCACGGCGTGCAGCACGCGGCTGCCGTTGGCGCCGCTGttcaccaccgccgccgccagctTCTCCGTCAGCGAGCCGGCCGGGTCGGCGGCGCCGCCCGCGCCCGCCGCCGTGCCGTCCATGTCCTCCGTCACGTAGTTGGAGGGGAACCAGCCCGAGTGGCCGCTGTAGCTGCCGCGCCACCAGCCGTCGCTGCActtctccatcaccaccacgcgCGTGCCCTTCACCAGGGACAGCTCGTCCTCGCGCTCCGCCGCGTAGCTGAACTTCACCAGCGCCGGCAGGTTCAGGTCGTACAGACGCTCGCCGTTGTCCGCGTACATGTCCGCCTCGGCGTTGGACGCCGTGTCGCGCATGCCGCCCTTCCTGCTCTTCACCTTGCCGATTCCTGAGCGGGGCGGAGACATGTACATGCAAGGTGTTTAGCAAACGGTTACATCAAAAGCTACAATATATGGCTGTgggtacaataaggatgttcatagaaccaagtgcaaagcagtAACTATCACTAGGTTCATCCATtcccccgtatacaacaaagatagctaggataagatgccacAAAACCAAGTACTATAACCAGgtacaacataaaataagtgcgtacattaagtgccaggacgtacaacacacaataagtaggAGGGGTGGGACGGATGGCTAGGCAGGAGACGGGCTGGGGGTGGTCAGGTGACACATGGATACACGGCCACATGTGCATTTTCTAAACGCGCATTTAGTGGATTCCAACAACGCTCGCCCCTACTCTTAAACGTTCCATGTTAAACAGAAAACACTGATCACCATTTGTTTAAGATGCTCCAAGATCATCGGTCAAAAATCCATTGGGATGTCTGGATGGAAACGGGTTGAGA
Proteins encoded in this region:
- the nck1b gene encoding cytoplasmic protein NCK1 isoform X1, which translates into the protein MCRRRASPAIRPALWVFTWNNSTAAVGREFGPGRRGSERVKERGESSEREREGRTHKMDMANLFKHFFRIGKVKSRKGGMRDTASNAEADMYADNGERLYDLNLPALVKFSYAAEREDELSLVKGTRVVVMEKCSDGWWRGSYSGHSGWFPSNYVTEDMDGTAAGAGGAADPAGSLTEKLAAAVVNSGANGSRVLHAVQALYPFSSVNDEELNFDKGEVMEVVEKPENDPEWWKCRKADGQLGLVPKNYVTVLDAAAHNASSAGPAGPPTPDCDYISPSGSGRFAGKEWYYGRVTRHQAEVALNQRGSEGDFLIRDSESSPNDFSISLKAQSKNKHFKVQLKESLYCIGQRKFSSMEELVEHYKKAPIFTSEQGDKLYLVKALAAS
- the nck1b gene encoding cytoplasmic protein NCK1 isoform X2, which produces MTEEVIVIAKFDYMAQQDQELDIKKNERLWLLDDSKSWWRVRNATNKTGFVPSNYVERKNSARKASIVKNLKDTLGIGKVKSRKGGMRDTASNAEADMYADNGERLYDLNLPALVKFSYAAEREDELSLVKGTRVVVMEKCSDGWWRGSYSGHSGWFPSNYVTEDMDGTAAGAGGAADPAGSLTEKLAAAVVNSGANGSRVLHAVQALYPFSSVNDEELNFDKGEVMEVVEKPENDPEWWKCRKADGQLGLVPKNYVTVLDAAAHNASSAGPAGPPTPDCDYISPSGSGRFAGKEWYYGRVTRHQAEVALNQRGSEGDFLIRDSESSPNDFSISLKAQSKNKHFKVQLKESLYCIGQRKFSSMEELVEHYKKAPIFTSEQGDKLYLVKALAAS
- the nck1b gene encoding cytoplasmic protein NCK1 isoform X3 — its product is MMYKVAITGFQKGIGKVKSRKGGMRDTASNAEADMYADNGERLYDLNLPALVKFSYAAEREDELSLVKGTRVVVMEKCSDGWWRGSYSGHSGWFPSNYVTEDMDGTAAGAGGAADPAGSLTEKLAAAVVNSGANGSRVLHAVQALYPFSSVNDEELNFDKGEVMEVVEKPENDPEWWKCRKADGQLGLVPKNYVTVLDAAAHNASSAGPAGPPTPDCDYISPSGSGRFAGKEWYYGRVTRHQAEVALNQRGSEGDFLIRDSESSPNDFSISLKAQSKNKHFKVQLKESLYCIGQRKFSSMEELVEHYKKAPIFTSEQGDKLYLVKALAAS